The genomic region CAATCACCGGCGGCATCGCACCCGACAGGCTGCCCACCAGCGTACCGTGTACCGACTTACGCTTGAGGTACAGGCTGTAGAGGCCGACGTAGATGACAAAACCGATCACGGCAAACAGCGCCGCCAACGGGTTGGCCACCTTGTACAACAGCACCACACCGGCAACACCCAGGACGGTCGCAAAGATCAGTGCCAGTTTCAGGGAGATAAGCCCCTGCACCAGCACGCGATTCTTGGTGCGCTCCATCTTGATATCGATGTCACGGTCGATGCAGTTGTTGAACACGCAACCGGAAGCAACCACCAGGGACGTACCGATCATTGCAGCCAGGAAGATGGCCAGATCGACATGTCCCTTGGAGGCCAGGAAGAAACCGCCCGCCACAGAAAGCACGTTACCGAAAATGATCCCCGGTTTGGTGATTTGGATAAAGTGCTTAAGCGACATCGGGTCTTACCTCACTTCGCCATCATGAACGTATGGATGCTGAACATGATCCATATCGACAGGCCAACCAGCAGCACGATTACGATCCCTGCAAACACGAACGCAACCACGTTGTCGCGCTGTTCTTTGGAACGATCCAGGTGCAGGAAGTACACCAGGTGAACCAGCACCTGAATCACCGCGAATGCCAGCACGATCATCAAGGTGATCGACTTCGGCAGGGTCGGGTACATCACCAGACCAAACGGGATGATCGTCAGGATTACCGACAGGATGAAGCCGATAGCGTAGGACTTAACGCTGCCGTGGCTCGCATCATGGCTGTCATGGTCATGGGAGTGTGCATTAGCCATTACAGAGTCCCCATCAGGTAAACAACGGTGAAGACGCAGATCCAGACCACGTCCAGGAAGTGCCAGAACAGGCTCAGGCAAGTCAGGCGAGTCTTGTTGGTGTTGGTCAGGCCGTGCTTATTGACCTGATACATCATCACCGCCATCCACAGCAGGCCGGCCGTTACGTGCAGACCGTGGGTGCCGACCAGCGTGAAGAACGCCGACAGGAAGCCGGAACGGTGCGGGCCGTAGCCTTCGGAGATCAGCAGGTGGAACTCGTTGATCTCCATGCCGATGAAGCCCAGGCCAAACAGGAAGGTCAGTGCCAACCAGCTCAGTACGCCCTTCTTGTTGCCCTTGTAGAAGGCCAACATGGCGAAGCCGTAGGTGATCGAACTGAACAACAGCAAGGCGGTTTCGCCGAGCACGTAAGGCAGTTCGAAGATGTCGTGGCCCGACGGGCCACCCGCTACGTTGTTTACCAGTACCGCGTACACCGCGAAGATCGACGCAAACAAGATGCAGTCGGTCATCAGGTAGAGCCAGAAACCGAAGACGGTCATTGGCCCCGAGTCGTGGTGATGGTCATCGTGCCCATGGTCATCGACATGGGCGTGTCCAGCATTGGTCACTAAGTTCGACATGGTTTAAGCCTGTTCCAACGAGGTTTCTACACGGTTGGCCGGAATCTTCTTCTCGGCTACCAGGCGAGCGTGCTGCTCGGCTTCGATGCGTTCGATCGTTTCGACCGGCACCATGTAGCCTTGATCATCACGGGCAGCGTGAATGATGAAGTAACCGATAGTGCCCACCAGGCTCGCGATTGCCAGCCACCAGATGTGCCAGATCATCGCGAAACCGAACACGGTCAACAGCGCGCCCATCACCACACCAGTGGCGGTGTTGCTTGGCATGTGGATCGGTTCGTAGTGCTTGGGCTTCTGGTACGCAGTACCGTCTTCCTTGGCTTCGGTGAACGCATCGATGGTGTTCGCAGTCGGGATCACGGCGAAGTTGTAGAACGGTGGTGGCGACGAGGTCGACCATTCCAGGGTGTGGCCATTCCATGGGTCGCCGGATTCGCAAGCGTTCTGCTTACGGTCACGGACGCTCACGTACAGCTGGATCAACTGGCAGGCGATACCCACGGCGATCATCACCGCACCGAACATGGCAACGTACAGGTACGGTACCCACTCAGGGTTGGTGGTGGCGTTCAGACGACGGGTCATGCCCATGAAGCCCAGTGCATAGAGCGGCATGAACGCGACGAAGAAGCCCGAGATCCAGAACCAGAATGCAGCCTTGCCCCAGCCTTCGTGCAGCTTGAAGCCGAACGCTTTCGGGAAGTAGAAGCTGAAGCCAGCGATGTAGCCGAATACCGCACCACCGATGATCACGTTGTGGAAGTGCGCGATCACGAACAGGCTGTTGTGCAGGACGAAGTCAGCACCCGGGATGGCCAGCAGTACGCCGGTCATGCCGCCGATGGCGAAGGTCACCATGAAGCCCAGGGTCCACAGGACCTGGCTGGTCATGCGCAGACGACCGTGATAGATGGTGAACAGCCAGTTGAATAGCTTCACCCCCGTCGGGATGGAAATCAGCATCGTCGCCAGGCCGAAGAAGGCGTTGACGCTGGCCCCCGAGCCCATGGTGAAGAAGTGGTGCAACCAGACCATGAAGCCCAGTACGGAGATTGCGCCCGATGCGTAGACCATCGAGTGGTGACCGAACAGGCGCTTGCCGGTAAAGGTCGAGATCACTTCGGAGAAGATACCGAACGCTGGCAGGATCAGGATGTACACCTCAGGGTGACCCCATGCCCAGAACAGGTTCACGTACATCATTGGATTGCCACCAAGTTCATTGGTGAAAATGTGGAAATCCAGGTAACGGTCAAGCGACAGCAGCGCCATGGTAGCGGCCAGGATCGGGAACGAGGCCACGATCAGTACGTTTGCCCAGGTGCAGGTCCAGGTGAAGATCGGCATGTCCATCAGTTTCATGCCAGGGGCGCGCATTTTCAGGACGGTGGCCAGGAAGTTGACCCCCGTCAATGTCGTCCCTAGTCCTGATAACTGTAGCGCCCAGATGTAGTAGTCCACACCAACGCCCGGACTGTATTGCAAGCCCGACAATGGCGGATACGCAACCCAACCGGTCTTGGCGAATTCGCCGACGCCCAGGGACACGTTGATCAGCACCACGCCGGACACCAGCAGCCAGAAGCTCAGGGAGTTCAGGAACGGGTAGGCAACGTCACGCGCACCGATCTGCAGCGGCAATGCCAGGTTCATCAAGCCGGTGAAGAAAGGCATCGCCATGAAGATGATCATGATCACACCGTGGGCGGTGAAGATCTGGTCATAGTGTTCAGGTGGCAGGTAGCCAGGCGACCCCTCGGTGGCCATTGCCAACTGGGTACGCATCATGATGGCGTCGGCAAAACCACGCAGCAGCATGACCATGGCAACGATGACGTACATGACGCCGATTTTCTTGTGGTCGACCGAGGTCAGCCATTCGGTCCACAGGTAGGACCATTTCTTGAAATAGGTGATACCCGCAACCAGTGCCAGACCACCCAGCGCGATCATGGCGATAGTCACCATTACGATCGGCTCGTGGAATGGGACCGCGTCCCAACTTAATTTACCAAACATCGTTTACTCCTCTGCCCCAGCAGTTGAATGCGCGCCTGTATCAGAACCTTCAACCGCGGCCACTTCTTTCTTCTCGTGCTTGACCGGCTTGCCTGGCTTCATACCTTCGTACTTGTCGACGATTTTCTGAAACAGGTTCGGCTCATACGTGGAGTACAGGGCGACTGGGTTGTTCTGGCTTGGTTTGGTCAGGGCGTCGTATTCAGCTTGATCAAGCTGTTTAGGTGCGGCCTTGACTTCGGCTACCCAGGCGTTGAAATCGTCCTGGCTCGTCGAGATCGCTTTGAATTTCATGCCGGTGAAGCCAGCGCCGCTGTAGTTCGCGGAGATGCCTTCCATTTCAGCTTTTTCGTTGGCGATCAGGTGCAGGCGGGTCTGCATGCCTGCCATCGCGTAGATCTGGCCGCCCAGGGCTGGGATGAAGAACGAGTTCATCACGGCGTCGGAGGTGATCCGGAAGTTAAGCGGGGTGTTCTCCGGGAAACGGATCTCGTTGACCGTGGCGATACCCAGGTCCGGATAGATGAACAGCCACTTCCAGTCCAGCGCGACCACTTCGATGTTGATCGGCTTGACGTCGGATTCAAGCGGACGGTACGGGTCCAGCTCATGGGTCGACTTATAGGTGATGTAACCCAGGGCGATGATGATGAGGATCGGTACCAGCCACACCGCAATTTCGATCTTGGTGGAGTGCGACCACTTAGGCGCGTAGGGATAGTCTGAAGTAGGCCGCTATTTTTCGACTGCTGAGCCATAGGTGCTTTCAAAAAACGGCGGCCGTTCAAAACCGATCACGTCTGCCGCCTATTCCATCCATTTTTTCCGCTGAACGCTCCTCGCAGCAGCTATTTTCCTCATTACGGACGCACCTCTCCTGCGCTGGAGAGCAAATATCGACGCGCCATCCAAAGGTTCGACAGGGCGAACAGCGTCACCATCTGAGCAGTGTTTTTCACCAAGCCTCGGAAACGCACTTTCGTATAACCAAACTGACGCTTGATCACTCGAAATGGATGCTCAACCTTGGCGCGAACCTGGGCCTTGGCTTTCTCGATCTTGCGCATCGCTTTGTACAGCGCGCTGCGTTTACCGTGTTTTTTGTAGGTACTGCGCCGGGCTGCAATCTGCCAGATGACGTGGCGTCCCGCATGCTCTTCGCGCTTCTCGACACCGGTATAGCCTGCATCGGCGCAGACCACGTTCTCAGCACCGTGTAGCAGTTTGTCGAGTTGGGTTATGTCCGCGACGTTGGCCGCAGTGACCACCACGCTGTGCACCAGCCCTGACTCATCGTCGACACCAATGTGAGCTTTGGCACCGAAGTAATACTGGTTACCTTTCTTGGTTTGATGCATCTCAGGGTCGCGTTTGCCGTCCTTGTTCTTGGTCGAACTGGGCGCATGAATCAGCGTGGCATCGACGATGGTGCCTTGTCGCAGCGACAAGCCACGGTCGCCCAGATAGCCATTGATCACGCCGAGAATACCAACGGCCAACTCGTGCTTTTCCAGCAGGCGACGGAAGTTGAGGATGGTAGTTTCATCTGGGATCCGCTCCAGGCTCAGACCGGAAAACTGGCGCAAGATCGTCGTCTCGTACAGCGCTTCTTCCATCGCAGGATCGCTGTAACCGAACCAGTTCTGCATGAGATGAACCCGCAGCATCGCCATCAAAGGATAGGCCGGACGACCCCCTTCGCCCTTCGGGTAAT from Pseudomonas synxantha harbors:
- the cyoE gene encoding heme o synthase encodes the protein MSLKHFIQITKPGIIFGNVLSVAGGFFLASKGHVDLAIFLAAMIGTSLVVASGCVFNNCIDRDIDIKMERTKNRVLVQGLISLKLALIFATVLGVAGVVLLYKVANPLAALFAVIGFVIYVGLYSLYLKRKSVHGTLVGSLSGAMPPVIGYVAVTNSFDMAALVLLVMFSLWQMPHSYAIAIFRFNDYLAASIPVLPVKRGIQVAKKHILLYILAFLVATLMLTFSGYAGMSYLAVAAAMGMYWLYMAWTGYKAVDDTVWARKLFVFSIFTITALSVMMSLDFQVPKELLLTYAH
- the cyoD gene encoding cytochrome o ubiquinol oxidase subunit IV encodes the protein MANAHSHDHDSHDASHGSVKSYAIGFILSVILTIIPFGLVMYPTLPKSITLMIVLAFAVIQVLVHLVYFLHLDRSKEQRDNVVAFVFAGIVIVLLVGLSIWIMFSIHTFMMAK
- a CDS encoding cytochrome o ubiquinol oxidase subunit III → MSNLVTNAGHAHVDDHGHDDHHHDSGPMTVFGFWLYLMTDCILFASIFAVYAVLVNNVAGGPSGHDIFELPYVLGETALLLFSSITYGFAMLAFYKGNKKGVLSWLALTFLFGLGFIGMEINEFHLLISEGYGPHRSGFLSAFFTLVGTHGLHVTAGLLWMAVMMYQVNKHGLTNTNKTRLTCLSLFWHFLDVVWICVFTVVYLMGTL
- the cyoB gene encoding cytochrome o ubiquinol oxidase subunit I, translating into MFGKLSWDAVPFHEPIVMVTIAMIALGGLALVAGITYFKKWSYLWTEWLTSVDHKKIGVMYVIVAMVMLLRGFADAIMMRTQLAMATEGSPGYLPPEHYDQIFTAHGVIMIIFMAMPFFTGLMNLALPLQIGARDVAYPFLNSLSFWLLVSGVVLINVSLGVGEFAKTGWVAYPPLSGLQYSPGVGVDYYIWALQLSGLGTTLTGVNFLATVLKMRAPGMKLMDMPIFTWTCTWANVLIVASFPILAATMALLSLDRYLDFHIFTNELGGNPMMYVNLFWAWGHPEVYILILPAFGIFSEVISTFTGKRLFGHHSMVYASGAISVLGFMVWLHHFFTMGSGASVNAFFGLATMLISIPTGVKLFNWLFTIYHGRLRMTSQVLWTLGFMVTFAIGGMTGVLLAIPGADFVLHNSLFVIAHFHNVIIGGAVFGYIAGFSFYFPKAFGFKLHEGWGKAAFWFWISGFFVAFMPLYALGFMGMTRRLNATTNPEWVPYLYVAMFGAVMIAVGIACQLIQLYVSVRDRKQNACESGDPWNGHTLEWSTSSPPPFYNFAVIPTANTIDAFTEAKEDGTAYQKPKHYEPIHMPSNTATGVVMGALLTVFGFAMIWHIWWLAIASLVGTIGYFIIHAARDDQGYMVPVETIERIEAEQHARLVAEKKIPANRVETSLEQA
- a CDS encoding IS5 family transposase, whose amino-acid sequence is MKQMTFADAEYAGKRKQTRKELFLIEMDRVVPWKGLIALIEPHYPKGEGGRPAYPLMAMLRVHLMQNWFGYSDPAMEEALYETTILRQFSGLSLERIPDETTILNFRRLLEKHELAVGILGVINGYLGDRGLSLRQGTIVDATLIHAPSSTKNKDGKRDPEMHQTKKGNQYYFGAKAHIGVDDESGLVHSVVVTAANVADITQLDKLLHGAENVVCADAGYTGVEKREEHAGRHVIWQIAARRSTYKKHGKRSALYKAMRKIEKAKAQVRAKVEHPFRVIKRQFGYTKVRFRGLVKNTAQMVTLFALSNLWMARRYLLSSAGEVRP